Below is a window of Christensenella minuta DNA.
TACCCACGGCGTAATTTTCCATACCGATGCCGTGCAGGCGGTAGGGCATTTGCCGATCAATGTACAGGAAGAGAACATCGATATGCTTTCCCTGTCTGCCCATAAATTTCATGGTCCCAAGGGGATCGGTGCGCTCTATGCCAAAAAGGGCATCCCGCTTACCAGCCTGATCGAAGGCGGCGCGCAGGAACGCGGAAAGCGGGCGGGAACGGAAAACGTTCCGGCGATTATGGGTATGGCGGCGGCGTTTGATGAGATTAGTGCCCGTATGGAGGAAAACAGCCGGAAAATATCGAGGCTGAGGGATCAGCTGATCGACGGCCTGCTTGCGATCCCTCATTCCGTCCTGAACGGAGACCGGGACAGGCGGCTGCCGGGGAATGTAAATATTTGCTTTGAGGGCATAGAAGGCGAGTCCTTGCTGCTGCTTTTGGATGAGAAGGGGATATCGGCATCCTCGGGCTCGGCCTGTACCTCCGGCTCACTCGATCCGAGCCATGTGCTGCTGGCGATCGGGCGGCCCCATGAGATCGCGCATGGATCGCTGCGCCTGTCCCTATGCGAAACGAATACTGAAGAAGAAATCAAGTATCTCCTGCGCGAGATACCGGAGGTGGTTGAATATTTGAGAAGCTTATCTCCCGTATGGAGAGATTTACAGGAAGGGAAGAAAGATTATGTTATACAGTAAAAAAGTAATGGATCATTTTACGCATCCCCGCAATGTAGGAGTGATTGAGAATCCGGACGGCGTCGGCGAAGTCGGCAACGCAAAATGCGGCGACATCATGCGGATTTATTTGAAAATAGACCACGATACCATTTCGGATGTGAAATTTGAGACATTCGGCTGTGGGTCGGCAATCGCTTCGTCTTCTATGGCGACGGAGATGATTAAAGGGAAACCGCTGTCAGAAGCGCTGGAATTGACCAACAAGGCGGTTGCCGAAGCACTGGACGGGCTGCCTGCACATAAAATGCACTGTTCTGTGCTGGCGGAAGAAGCCATCAAAGCGGCAATTCAGAACTATTACGAAAAAAATGGGATCGCATATGATGCGGGACAGTTCCCTGATTGCGAGTCCTGTTCGCACTGTGCCAGCTGCGATAAAAGCGGGAACTGAACCGCGGGTCTTGCGGATGGAGAACGAAGCTGCGGTACCGCCGTGCAAAAGGGTGCGCGGTTCATACGGAAAATAAATTCCGGCCTTTGATCCTTACAAAAGCCTGTTCACCGGAACAGGCTTTTGTTGTGCAGAAACTTTTGGCATTGTAAAAACTTGGAGCGGATAAAAATCTAAAGAGATACGTGGAAATCCGCCGCCGCGGGTAGTAAAATAGAATCAACGGTAAAACACCCGGCAGGAGGCGCTTATGGAACGGAAGGGATATTGGAAAGGTTTTATCAGCGGAATTGCGGCGCTTGTAATCGTCGGCTTCGTTATAACAATGGCGGGAAGCGCCCGCGGAGAAACCGGTACCAATCTCAACCTGTATCCTGTTTTCGATAAAATAGAAAAGATCCAGGCATTGATTGACGAACATTTTTATTTCGATGAAGATGCGGAAAACGGGGAATATTATATCTATCAGGGTATGCTCAGCGGTCTGGGGGACCAGTATTCTTATTATATGGACGCAAACGAATATGCGGCCTATAAACGGAAAATGGATGGAAATTACTGCGGAATGGGCGCAACTGTGGCGCAGGATCCGGATACCCTTGAAACCTCCGTCGTAAGCGTGGAATCCGGCGGCCCGGCAGACAAGGCCGGAGTGCAGGAAGGAGATATCTTCCTTGAAATGGATGGAAACGACGTCACCCAAATGGACCTTGGAGACCTGATCGAAAACTATGGGATCGGCCCGGAGGGGAGTATACTTGCCCTGAGAGTGCGGCGGCCCTCCGACGGGCAGGAATACGATCTTACGATTATCCGCGAACCCATTATTTCCCAGACAGTGGCCCATCAGATGCTGGATGCGGAAACGGGGTACATACAGGTTGCGTCTTTTCGGGCAGAGACTACGGAGCAATTTAAACAGGCGGTAGACGACCTTGTTCAAAGCGGCGCGACCCGCTTTGTGTATGACCTGCGCGGGAATTTGGGCGGAAGCCTCAACAGCGCGGCCGACATGCTGGATTATCTCCTGCCCGATGGACTGCTTGTCTATACGGCGGATAAAAATGGTGCGAAAAAAAGCGTCTATGAGGGAAAGGACGGCCACGAGGTAAACCTGCCTTCCGTGGTGCTGGTGGATGGAAATTCGGCGAGCGCATCGGAAGTTTTCGCGAGTGCGATGCGGGATTATGAGCGGGCCAAACTGGTCGGTGCCAAGACCTTTGGAAAAGGGATCGTGCAGGAGACCTTCCCGGTGGGGGACGGAAGCGTTGTCAGGCTTACGACGACGGCCTATTTCACGAAAAACGGGTATCCGATCCACGGACACGGACTTGAGCCGGATGTTGCCGTAGCCATGGATCCGGCGCGCGACCCGGAGGAGCCGCTTGCCTCCGAGACCGATCTCCAGCTTCAGGCGGCGCTTAAGCTGCTGGATGAAGAAGGCTGACGGACAGGTCCGGCGAAAGGAATGTTTTGGGCGCCGGAATGGATATCAAAAGGCGGCGGACCTTTTGGGCGGGCGCTGAAATCGCTATTGCCCGGGGTCAGGGTTTATGATAGAATCAGATATGCCGGATTGGCGGTATGAATACATTTTGATACCAATCCTTCCAAAACAACAATAAAAGTTTGAATGGAGATCCACATCATGAGGATTGCGATCGTCGGGGACGGAAAGGTTGGTTCCGCACTGACAGAGCAGTTGGCAAAAGAAGGTCACGATATTGTCGTAATCGACAGCAACAAGGCTGTTCTGCGGGAGGCGGTGGAGGAACTGGACGTTATGGTCGTGCACGGCAACGGCGCGACGCTCAAGGTGCAGGAACTTGCGGATGTGGAACACAGCGATCTTCTGATCGCCGCAACTTCCGCAGACGAAATCAATCTTCTTTGCTGCATTATTGCGCGTAAACTTGGCTGTCCGCACACCATAGCCCGCGTTCGCAACCCGGAATACGCGCATCAGCTCTATTTTCTGAAAGACGAACTGGGCCTGAGCATGATGGTGAACCCGGAGCTTGCCGCAGCGAGTGAGATTTTTCGCCTGCTTCAGTTCCCGTCGTTTCTACAGCGCGATTCGTTTGCCAAGGGACGCGTGGAAATCGTTGAAATCGAAGTGCGCGGAGAAAGCAAGCTGATCGGGAAGAAACTTGCGGAGCTTTATAAGACGGCGCGGGTCAAGGTGCTCGTATGCGCTGTGGAACGCGGCGACGACGTGTTGATCCCGGACGGAAACTTCAAACTGAGGAAGCATGATAAACTTTATGTGACGGCATCTTCCAAAGACCTTGCGAAGCTGATCCACAACCTTGGATTGGAACGGCGCAAAATCAGGAACGTGCTGATCGTCGGCGGAGGAAATATTGCGTATTACCTTGCCGAGGACCTGATCGCTTCCGGTGTGGATGTAAAAATAATCGAGATCGATCCCGAACGATGCCTGCTTCTTGCGGAGGCGCTCCCCCGCGCGACGGTCATCGAGGCGGACGGCTCGGAACGGGGAGTGCTCGATTCCGAGGGCATCGGCGGTACGGACGCGGTGGTAACGCTGACCAATATCGACGAAGAAAATCTTATCATTTCAATGTACGCCGATTTTGCGGGCGTATCCAAGGTGATTACCAAAATCAACCGCACGGAATACCACGAGGTCTTCCGCGACCGCGGTATCGAATGCGTCGTCAGCCCTAAGGAGCTGTGTTCCCACGAGATCGTACGGTATGTCCGCGCGATGCATAATACGACGGAGGATTCCATCATTACGCTCCACAGGATCGTGGGCGGACGTATGGAAGCCCTTGAATTCAAGGCAAATGAAAACACATGGTATCTGGGCATGACTTTAAGCCAGTTGCGGCTCAAAAAGGATATCCTGATCGCGTGCATCAGCCGGCAGGGCGAAATCATCATTCCGCAGGGATCGGATTCCATCCGCCCGGGCGATACCGTGATCGTAGTGACGACAGCGGAAAAGATCGTCCATGATCTGAACGATATTTTTGAGGAGCAGGAAGAACGCTTCCGGTTTCGGGAGGCGCGCGAATGAACCGCCGTATGGTCCTATATGTGCTGTGTCTCATTATGCGTGTGGAAGCGGTGCTTTTGGTTCCTCCGCTGGTTATAGCCCTTGTGCAGCGGGAAGAAATGGCAGCCTTCGGTTTTCTTGTGGCGATTGCGGCGCTGCTTGGCGCGAGCCTGCTGACCCTTCTTAAAAAACCAAGAAAAAAAGTGTTTTATGCCCGCGAGGGCTTTATTATCGTTGCCCTTGCGTGGTTTGTGGTGTCCGTTTTCGGGGCGTTGCCTTTTTGGGTCAGCGGCGCGATTCCCAATTTTATCGACAGCCTGTTTGAAACAGTTTCCGGTTTTACGACGACGGGAGCAAGTATCCTGACGGATGTGGAAGCGGTGCCGATGAGCCTTTTGTACTGGCGCAGCTTCACCCACTGGCTGGGCGGTATGGGCGTGCTGGTTTTTGTGCTGGCGATCATGCCGCTGGCGAAAAATTCTGGGAACACGATGCATATACTGCGCGCGGAAAGTCCGGGACCGCAGGTGGATAAGCTTGTGCCGCGGATGCACAATTCGGCAAAGATACTCTATGCGATCTACGTAGGCATGACGCTGCTGCAAATCGTGCTTTTGCTCGCGGGTGGGATGCCGGTCTTTGAAAGCGTAACGACGGCGTTCGGCACAGCGGGCACCGGGGGATTTTCTGTGCTGAACGATAGTATGGCAAGCTTCAGTCCCTATCTCCAGTCGGTCGTCACCGTATTTATGGTTCTGTTTGGAATCAACTTTAATATTTTCTTTCTGGTCATTATGCGCGAATACTACAAAATACTGCGCAACGAGGAGCTGTGGGTCTATCTTGGCCTGCTTTTCGGTTCGATCATCCTCATTACAATCAATGTGCTTCCTATGTTTGCCAGTGTGGGGGAAAGCTTCCATCATGCGGCGTTCCAGGTCGCGTCCATTATGACGACGACCGGGTTTGCGACTGTGGACTTCAATATGTGGCCGCAGCTCTCGCGAACGATTTTGGTGATTCTTATGGTGCTCGGGGCCTGCGCGGGGTCAACGGGCGGAGGGATCAAAACGGCACGGGTGGTGCTTCTTGGGAAATCCTTTGTGCGCGACGTCCGCAAACTTCTGCGCCCGCGGTCGGTCGCGCTGATTAAGATGAACGACCGCACCGTAGAGGAAGATACGGTGCGGGGTGTGCACAGCTACCTCACGGCATATATCCTCATAGCGCTGATTTCCGTACTGCTGATTTCGATCAACAATTTTTCGCTGGAGACGACGGTCACCTCTGTTGTGTCGTGCATGAACAACATCGGCCCGGGACTCGACCTTGTGGGACCGATGGGGAATTATGCCGCGTTTTCGGGCTTCAGCAAACTGGTGCTTTCCGCGGACATGCTGATCGGCAGGCTGGAAATATTCCCGATGCTGATGCTGCTTGTCCCCGCGACATGGAAGGCGCGGTAAGAATATGCGCTCCGGAGAGAAAAAATATCTTTGCGGAAAAACCTTGAAATGGTATCATAGATAAGAGAACAGAAGAGCAAGATAACAAGAAAGGATTGACAAAAAGGAATGGAGCATTATTATCAACCGGAGATCGAATGTGCTTCGCGCGAACAGATCCGCGCATGGCAGGACGAACGCTTGGTACGTACGGTAAAGCACGTATACGACAATGTGCCTTATTACAGAAGCATGATGGAGGAAAAGGGCGTGACGCCCTCGGATATCAAGTCTGTGGACGACCTGCATAAGCTGCCGTTCCTCACCAAGGACGACCTTCGGGACGCATATCCCTACGGGCTGTTGGCCGTTCCGCTTTCGGACGCGGTGCGCATCCAGTCCACCAGCGGGACGACGGGACGGCGCGTCGTGGCGTTTTATACGCAGCACGACCTTGACCTGTGGGACGACTGCTGCGCCCGGGCGATCATGGCCGCGGGCGGAACAAAAGACGATGTGGTGCATGTCAGCTATGGCTACGGTCTGTTTACCGGCGGCCCCGGCCTGAACGGCGGATCGCATAAGGTCGGTTCGCTCACACTGCCGATGTCTTCGGGGAACACGGACCGCCAGATACAGTTCATGATCGATCTTGGGTCCACGATTTTATGCTGTACGCCTTCCTATGCGGCCTACCTTGCGGAAACGATATGCGAGCGCGGCCTGCAAGACAAGATCAAGCTCAAGGCCGGTATTTTCGGCGCGGAGGCGTGGAGCGAGGAAATGCGCCGGGACATCCAGGACAAGCTTGGCATCAAGGCCTATGACATCTATGGCCTGACGGAAATTTCCGGACCGGGCGTATCCTTTGAATGCAGTGCGCAGACGGGGATGCATATCAATGAAGACCATTTTATCGCGGAAATCATCGATCCCAAAACGGGAGAAGTGCTTCCGGACGGCGAGAAGGGTGAACTGGTTTTTACCAGCATCACTAAGCAGGCTTTCCCCTTGCTCAGGTACCGCACGCGCGACATCTGTGTTTTAAGCCATGAAAAGTGCTCCTGCGGCAGGACGCATGTGAAGATGACCAAGCCCATGGGCCGGAGCGACGATATGCTGATTGTGAAGGGAGTAAATGTATTCCCATCGCAGATCGAGACGGTGCTCCTCAACAAGGGTTATCCGGCCAACTACCAGATTACGGTCAGCAGGGAGCACAACAGCGACAAGCTTGAGGTACAGGTGGAAATGACGCCGGAGATGTTCTCTGATTCGCTTGGGCAGATCGCCAGGCGGGAGGAAGAGCTCATTGGGGCCCTCAAGGCGATGCTCGGTATTTATGCAAAGGTACAGCTTGTCGCGCCGAAATCAATTGCGCGCAGCGAAGGAAAAGCGGTGCGCGTGATTGATAAACGCAATCTCTATTAGAAAGGGAGGACCATGCCATGACAGTCAAACAAATTTCCGTTTTCCTGGAAAACAAACCGAACCAGCTGGCTGAATTTGTGAAAGTGCTGAACGAGAACCACATCGATATGCGGGCAATGTCGGTTGCCGATACGAAGGACTTCGGGATACTTCGCGTGATTGTGGACGATACCTATAAAACGGCGTGCGTGCTGAAAGATGCTGGATATGTCTGCTCGATCACGCCGGTGCTCGCGGTTGCGATTCCGGATGAGCCGGGCGGTTTGACCAAGCTGCTTACCATTCTCGGAGATAACGGCGTAAACCTTGAATATACCTATGCGTTTATTACGAGGCAAAAGGATACCGCCTATATGATCTTCCGGGTGGAGAACAACGAAAAGGCGATTGAGGTTCTGACCAAAAACGGGATCACCCCGATTTGCCAGGATGCACTGAATGAATTATAAGCCGTCACCGGGGACCGAAGCTTTTGCTCCGGTCCTCTTTTTTGTTTTACAAAAGCGGGGCGAACATATTTAGGACCGTCTGCAGAAATTTAATATACCATTTTTCCTTCTGCATTTCATCGAGAGAAATCTCACGACAGGTTTTCAGTGTTGAAAGAAAATCATCACGGATCACCGGAATCGAAGAATTACGGTAAAGAAGGGCGGCACATTCAAAGTGAAGGAATAAACTGCGGTAATCGGTATTGATCGTACCAACCACGGCAAATTTGTCGTCGCATACATAGGTTTTGGCATGAATGAACCCGGGAGTGAATTCGTATATTTTCACTCCGCATTCCAATAGCGCGCGGTAATTTGCGCGGGTCAGTAAAAAAACAATTTTTTTATCCGGGATATGCGGAACGGTGATGCGTACGTCGACTCCACTTCCCGCGGCGGCGCAAAGCGCGTTGCGAAGGGATGAATTGAGCACCAGGTAAGGGGTGTTGACATAGAGGTATTTTTTTGCACCGGCTATCATACCAAGGTATATGTTTTCCGCCAAAGGCAAATCGTCAAACGGGTTGCTGGCATAAGGCTGTACATAGCCGTCCGCAGGTATGGCATCGGTTTGGAGGGGGCGCAGCAGGGAGACATCTGTTTTTTCATGTGCGGCAAAATCCCACATTTGCAGGAAAACAATCAGGAATCCCCAGGCGGCATCGCCCTTCATCATTAGGCAGGCATCCTTCCAAACGCCAAACCGTTCTTTTAGATTAAAATACTCGTCTGCAAGGTTCGTACCGCATACAAAGGCCGTTCGGCCGTCGATCACCGCGATCTTGCGATGGTCGCGGTTGTTGAACATGGAATCCACTACCGGAACGAAACGGTTAAAGACCTCGCAGCGGATACCATAAGATTCAAGCTCCCTGCAATAATTATGCGGAAGGTGGTCGATACATCCCATGTCATCATATAAAATACGCACCTCGATCCCGTTGTGCGCTTTTTGTTTTAATATGTCCAGTATGGCCTCCCACGCACGGCCTTCATTGATCGTAAAAAATTCGAGAAAAATATATTGTCCGGCTTTTTTCAGCTCGTGCAGGAGACTGGCAAGAAACGATTCTCCCATACCGAAAAACTCGGTCTGCGTATTGGAAAATGCAGGGTAATTGCCCGCTTTACGAATATAAGAAAGCAGGCGTTCCCCATCCTGTTCTTCTCCTGCGATCAGCCTGCAAACTCCGTCATCATCAGAAAGGCAGGCTGCGGTATTACGGTATATGCTTTGTCCCCGCCTGCGCTCCTTTCGCCGGAGCTTGCGCTGGCTAAAGAAAAAGTATATCAGGATTCCGAACAAGGGAAAAACAAGGATCGGGATGATCCAGGCAATTTTGTAAGAAGGATCCTGCTTTTTATTGACGATCCACAGCACCAAGAAAAGGCTGGCCGCGCGAAGAAGCCCGTTTAGGATGGGAAATGTGCCGCCGAGCATATATGCCGCGGAAATAACGAACCATAGTTGGATCCCGATGATTGTAAAGAACAGGAACAGCCTGCTCCTGAAAATATGCAGAACCTTCATTAATAATCCTTTCGTACCAGTTTCGATCTTGTATAACCCGATCTCGAATTTAATAAACAGGAGGGAACGAAATCCTGTTTAATGGACGCTTCGCCGATTTATAAGTAGAAAATCGAAAGGACGGGACTATGAGTATTGGATTTGAGATTCTCAAATGGATTACGATATTGATTACCGTTTATACAGCGCCCCTTATGGTATGGATGGCAGTCACGGGGGCGGCCGGGCTGCGGAAACCGAAAAAGCTGGAACGGGTAGAGCATAAGGCGAATCGTTTCGCTGTTGTTATTTGCGCGCGCAACGAGGAACAGGTGATTGGAAATTTACTGAAGAGTCTGGAAGGACAGGATTACCCGGAGGAAGCGTATCGCATATTTGTGGTTGCGGATAATTGTACGGACGGTACGGCAGAGAAAGCGCGGAGGATGGGAGCGATTGTCTACCAAAGGTTCGACCCGAAAAGAAAGGGAAAGGGGGCTGCCCTGCACTGGGGGATCAACCGCATTCTTGCGGAATACCCGGAAACCTTCGATTCGATCTGTATATTCGATGCAGATAATCTTGTTTCCCGTTCTTTTTTGAAGGAGATGAACCTTGCCCTGTGCTCCGGGGCGCAGATTGCGCAGGGATACCGCGTCGGCAAAAATATCCACGATTCGTGGGTCAGCGAAGTATATTCTATTTATTGGCTCATGCTGATGCGCTTTTATTATTTACCGCGCCACCATATGGG
It encodes the following:
- the nifS gene encoding cysteine desulfurase NifS — protein: MKVYADNAATTKMSRKSIEAMLPYMEKEYGNPSSLYRLGQQAAEALDEARETIARNLGCTPAEITFTSGGSESDNQALLSAAAIGERKGRKHIISTAFEHHAVLHMLKKLEKRGFEVTYLDVHENGIVSPGQVEAAIRPDTCLVTVMYANNEIGTIQPVGQIGAVCRTHGVIFHTDAVQAVGHLPINVQEENIDMLSLSAHKFHGPKGIGALYAKKGIPLTSLIEGGAQERGKRAGTENVPAIMGMAAAFDEISARMEENSRKISRLRDQLIDGLLAIPHSVLNGDRDRRLPGNVNICFEGIEGESLLLLLDEKGISASSGSACTSGSLDPSHVLLAIGRPHEIAHGSLRLSLCETNTEEEIKYLLREIPEVVEYLRSLSPVWRDLQEGKKDYVIQ
- the nifU gene encoding Fe-S cluster assembly scaffold protein NifU, translating into MLYSKKVMDHFTHPRNVGVIENPDGVGEVGNAKCGDIMRIYLKIDHDTISDVKFETFGCGSAIASSSMATEMIKGKPLSEALELTNKAVAEALDGLPAHKMHCSVLAEEAIKAAIQNYYEKNGIAYDAGQFPDCESCSHCASCDKSGN
- a CDS encoding S41 family peptidase translates to MERKGYWKGFISGIAALVIVGFVITMAGSARGETGTNLNLYPVFDKIEKIQALIDEHFYFDEDAENGEYYIYQGMLSGLGDQYSYYMDANEYAAYKRKMDGNYCGMGATVAQDPDTLETSVVSVESGGPADKAGVQEGDIFLEMDGNDVTQMDLGDLIENYGIGPEGSILALRVRRPSDGQEYDLTIIREPIISQTVAHQMLDAETGYIQVASFRAETTEQFKQAVDDLVQSGATRFVYDLRGNLGGSLNSAADMLDYLLPDGLLVYTADKNGAKKSVYEGKDGHEVNLPSVVLVDGNSASASEVFASAMRDYERAKLVGAKTFGKGIVQETFPVGDGSVVRLTTTAYFTKNGYPIHGHGLEPDVAVAMDPARDPEEPLASETDLQLQAALKLLDEEG
- the trkA gene encoding Trk system potassium transporter TrkA encodes the protein MRIAIVGDGKVGSALTEQLAKEGHDIVVIDSNKAVLREAVEELDVMVVHGNGATLKVQELADVEHSDLLIAATSADEINLLCCIIARKLGCPHTIARVRNPEYAHQLYFLKDELGLSMMVNPELAAASEIFRLLQFPSFLQRDSFAKGRVEIVEIEVRGESKLIGKKLAELYKTARVKVLVCAVERGDDVLIPDGNFKLRKHDKLYVTASSKDLAKLIHNLGLERRKIRNVLIVGGGNIAYYLAEDLIASGVDVKIIEIDPERCLLLAEALPRATVIEADGSERGVLDSEGIGGTDAVVTLTNIDEENLIISMYADFAGVSKVITKINRTEYHEVFRDRGIECVVSPKELCSHEIVRYVRAMHNTTEDSIITLHRIVGGRMEALEFKANENTWYLGMTLSQLRLKKDILIACISRQGEIIIPQGSDSIRPGDTVIVVTTAEKIVHDLNDIFEEQEERFRFREARE
- a CDS encoding TrkH family potassium uptake protein, whose amino-acid sequence is MNRRMVLYVLCLIMRVEAVLLVPPLVIALVQREEMAAFGFLVAIAALLGASLLTLLKKPRKKVFYAREGFIIVALAWFVVSVFGALPFWVSGAIPNFIDSLFETVSGFTTTGASILTDVEAVPMSLLYWRSFTHWLGGMGVLVFVLAIMPLAKNSGNTMHILRAESPGPQVDKLVPRMHNSAKILYAIYVGMTLLQIVLLLAGGMPVFESVTTAFGTAGTGGFSVLNDSMASFSPYLQSVVTVFMVLFGINFNIFFLVIMREYYKILRNEELWVYLGLLFGSIILITINVLPMFASVGESFHHAAFQVASIMTTTGFATVDFNMWPQLSRTILVILMVLGACAGSTGGGIKTARVVLLGKSFVRDVRKLLRPRSVALIKMNDRTVEEDTVRGVHSYLTAYILIALISVLLISINNFSLETTVTSVVSCMNNIGPGLDLVGPMGNYAAFSGFSKLVLSADMLIGRLEIFPMLMLLVPATWKAR
- a CDS encoding phenylacetate--CoA ligase family protein — its product is MEHYYQPEIECASREQIRAWQDERLVRTVKHVYDNVPYYRSMMEEKGVTPSDIKSVDDLHKLPFLTKDDLRDAYPYGLLAVPLSDAVRIQSTSGTTGRRVVAFYTQHDLDLWDDCCARAIMAAGGTKDDVVHVSYGYGLFTGGPGLNGGSHKVGSLTLPMSSGNTDRQIQFMIDLGSTILCCTPSYAAYLAETICERGLQDKIKLKAGIFGAEAWSEEMRRDIQDKLGIKAYDIYGLTEISGPGVSFECSAQTGMHINEDHFIAEIIDPKTGEVLPDGEKGELVFTSITKQAFPLLRYRTRDICVLSHEKCSCGRTHVKMTKPMGRSDDMLIVKGVNVFPSQIETVLLNKGYPANYQITVSREHNSDKLEVQVEMTPEMFSDSLGQIARREEELIGALKAMLGIYAKVQLVAPKSIARSEGKAVRVIDKRNLY
- a CDS encoding ACT domain-containing protein, which gives rise to MTVKQISVFLENKPNQLAEFVKVLNENHIDMRAMSVADTKDFGILRVIVDDTYKTACVLKDAGYVCSITPVLAVAIPDEPGGLTKLLTILGDNGVNLEYTYAFITRQKDTAYMIFRVENNEKAIEVLTKNGITPICQDALNEL
- the cls gene encoding cardiolipin synthase; the protein is MKVLHIFRSRLFLFFTIIGIQLWFVISAAYMLGGTFPILNGLLRAASLFLVLWIVNKKQDPSYKIAWIIPILVFPLFGILIYFFFSQRKLRRKERRRGQSIYRNTAACLSDDDGVCRLIAGEEQDGERLLSYIRKAGNYPAFSNTQTEFFGMGESFLASLLHELKKAGQYIFLEFFTINEGRAWEAILDILKQKAHNGIEVRILYDDMGCIDHLPHNYCRELESYGIRCEVFNRFVPVVDSMFNNRDHRKIAVIDGRTAFVCGTNLADEYFNLKERFGVWKDACLMMKGDAAWGFLIVFLQMWDFAAHEKTDVSLLRPLQTDAIPADGYVQPYASNPFDDLPLAENIYLGMIAGAKKYLYVNTPYLVLNSSLRNALCAAAGSGVDVRITVPHIPDKKIVFLLTRANYRALLECGVKIYEFTPGFIHAKTYVCDDKFAVVGTINTDYRSLFLHFECAALLYRNSSIPVIRDDFLSTLKTCREISLDEMQKEKWYIKFLQTVLNMFAPLL